A single region of the Halalkalicoccus subterraneus genome encodes:
- a CDS encoding DUF2270 domain-containing protein, producing MSDNDDQEFDPEARDQREIGREMVDESTGLGSVMAHAYRGELSQATTWRQRLDQTTTWSVTIIAALLTWAFSTADNPHYILLIGMIIVAIFVGIEARRYRDYDVYRSRIRLLQQNLLANALDPSQGVVHRNWRAELSHDYRAPTLKVSLGEALANRLRRVYLPLLGILFAAWLFRITAFTPRQEWLASASIAIVPGSVVLSVIILFYGVALAVAVWPRERRAKGEFREGDPDAWKDDQADEE from the coding sequence ATGAGCGATAACGACGATCAGGAATTCGATCCCGAAGCGCGTGACCAGCGTGAAATTGGACGAGAAATGGTTGATGAAAGTACTGGTCTTGGATCAGTGATGGCACATGCCTACCGAGGCGAATTATCTCAAGCGACTACTTGGCGACAGCGACTTGATCAGACGACCACATGGTCGGTTACAATCATTGCTGCACTTCTGACGTGGGCATTCTCAACTGCAGACAATCCACACTATATTCTCTTGATTGGGATGATTATCGTCGCCATCTTCGTCGGTATTGAAGCGAGGCGGTACCGTGACTATGACGTGTATCGCTCGCGTATTCGCCTCCTCCAGCAGAATCTCCTTGCGAACGCTCTTGATCCGTCCCAAGGTGTCGTACATCGCAACTGGCGTGCAGAACTCAGTCACGATTATCGGGCGCCGACATTGAAAGTCTCCCTCGGTGAGGCACTCGCGAATCGACTCCGGCGTGTCTACCTTCCGTTGCTCGGTATCTTATTTGCGGCATGGCTCTTCCGAATCACAGCATTCACGCCGAGACAAGAGTGGCTCGCTAGCGCTAGCATCGCTATCGTTCCTGGAAGCGTGGTACTGAGTGTCATTATACTCTTCTATGGTGTTGCACTTGCAGTTGCAGTTTGGCCACGGGAACGGCGTGCGAAGGGCGAATTCCGTGAAGGAGATCCTGATGCGTGGAAAGACGATCAGGCTGACGAAGAATAG